Proteins from one methanogenic archaeon mixed culture ISO4-G1 genomic window:
- a CDS encoding shikimate dehydrogenase AroE — protein sequence MKVCTTYGSPVPLRKGAEMHEIRLDVYDGIPKDAEGELLLTLCGKDITEVPDSFSGLVDVGERDIRTSHRKIKSYHDFERTPDADSIVGMLSEGDQEISKGAFIASSFTDLHSIMEASQRLDRKHVLLGMGAIGEVTRIRQNLLGNEFTFGYHGESTAPGQLSAEEMEALGDDCRIVGLVGYPLGHSMSPAMQNAAIQSKGINGKYFLFESPNLDHVEDVIREYDIRGMNVTIPYKRDIMSHLDRISDTAEKVGAVNTIVNLGGSLNGSNTDVTGIEYALRGMDLKSSKALIMGSGGAARAAAYALTESGCDTYICGRNEETVKQLCDDFGIQKNNGSLDGIDLLINCTPIGLVEGEYPADLTGLRDGMAVFDMVYGRETPLIKEAKARGCGLIDGKDMLVGQGAKSFEIWFGYTPDTDVMRSALE from the coding sequence ATGAAGGTCTGCACGACATATGGTTCCCCCGTACCCCTGAGGAAGGGCGCGGAGATGCACGAGATTCGCCTCGATGTTTACGACGGCATACCGAAGGATGCCGAAGGTGAGCTCCTGCTGACCCTCTGCGGAAAGGACATCACAGAAGTGCCAGACTCGTTCAGCGGGCTGGTCGATGTCGGTGAGAGGGACATACGGACCTCACACAGGAAGATCAAGTCCTATCACGATTTCGAGAGGACGCCCGACGCGGATTCCATAGTTGGGATGCTGAGCGAAGGGGATCAGGAGATCTCCAAAGGGGCCTTCATAGCATCATCTTTCACTGACCTGCACAGCATCATGGAGGCATCCCAGAGGCTGGATAGGAAGCACGTCCTTCTGGGGATGGGTGCCATCGGCGAGGTCACACGCATCAGGCAGAACCTCCTGGGCAACGAGTTCACGTTCGGATACCACGGCGAATCCACCGCCCCCGGGCAGCTAAGCGCGGAGGAGATGGAGGCCCTCGGGGACGACTGCAGGATCGTCGGGCTCGTCGGATATCCGTTGGGACATTCCATGTCCCCTGCGATGCAGAACGCCGCGATACAATCAAAGGGGATCAACGGGAAGTACTTCCTTTTCGAATCACCGAATCTCGACCATGTCGAGGACGTCATCAGGGAGTATGACATCAGGGGGATGAACGTCACCATCCCGTACAAGAGGGACATCATGTCCCATCTGGACAGGATCTCCGACACCGCCGAGAAGGTAGGAGCGGTCAACACGATCGTGAATCTGGGAGGCTCACTCAACGGCAGCAACACCGATGTCACGGGGATAGAGTACGCGCTGCGCGGGATGGACCTCAAGTCGTCGAAGGCCCTGATCATGGGCTCCGGAGGAGCGGCCAGAGCGGCCGCCTACGCGCTCACCGAATCCGGATGCGACACGTACATCTGCGGACGCAACGAGGAGACCGTGAAGCAGCTCTGCGACGATTTCGGAATCCAGAAGAACAACGGGTCACTGGACGGAATAGATTTACTGATCAACTGCACCCCCATCGGACTGGTGGAGGGCGAATACCCTGCGGACCTCACGGGACTCCGCGACGGGATGGCCGTGTTCGACATGGTCTACGGCAGGGAGACGCCTCTGATCAAGGAGGCGAAGGCCAGAGGATGCGGCCTGATCGACGGCAAGGACATGCTCGTCGGACAGGGGGCCAAATCCTTCGAGATCTGGTTCGGATACACCCCTGACACGGATGTCATGAGGAGCGCGTTGGAATGA
- a CDS encoding shikimate kinase → MSGHGTSYGAVSVMNAIPCGIGSTIGIGLRTDAEFTPSDSVRIELVDRPNLNPRLAEVCARRALEWIGEETEGFELTVRTDIPPSRGLKSSSSVCNAVISAVLDSYGVEKGPLEVVRLGVECAKYCKVTITGAFDDACGCHLGGLVVTDNRTNELILRKEIPRCDVVVCLPDRSITKDKVPVEKYRQLSDRFEKMAPRIEHDYLDVMIRNGEAVDTMIGQPNPLSKKALKLGALAAGTSGTGPATAILAGRGEGKEIAEQLGCRYILTETR, encoded by the coding sequence ATGAGTGGGCACGGTACGTCCTACGGTGCCGTCTCGGTCATGAACGCGATACCCTGCGGGATAGGTTCCACCATAGGCATCGGCCTCCGCACGGATGCGGAATTCACACCATCGGATTCGGTCAGAATAGAGTTAGTGGACAGACCGAACCTGAACCCCAGGCTTGCGGAGGTCTGCGCCAGGAGGGCATTGGAATGGATCGGGGAGGAGACGGAAGGGTTCGAGCTCACCGTCCGCACGGACATCCCTCCGTCGCGGGGGCTGAAGAGCTCCAGTTCCGTATGCAATGCAGTGATCTCCGCGGTCCTCGACAGCTACGGTGTGGAGAAGGGCCCGCTGGAGGTCGTAAGACTGGGCGTGGAATGCGCCAAATACTGCAAGGTCACCATAACCGGGGCGTTCGACGACGCCTGCGGATGCCACCTCGGAGGCCTGGTCGTCACCGATAACAGGACCAACGAGCTGATCCTCAGGAAAGAGATCCCCAGATGCGACGTGGTCGTCTGCCTCCCGGACCGCTCCATAACGAAGGACAAGGTCCCGGTGGAGAAGTACAGACAGCTCTCTGACAGATTCGAGAAGATGGCCCCGAGGATAGAGCACGACTATCTGGACGTCATGATCAGGAACGGGGAGGCCGTCGATACCATGATAGGACAGCCCAACCCCCTGTCGAAGAAGGCCCTCAAACTCGGGGCATTGGCCGCCGGTACGTCTGGCACGGGACCCGCCACGGCCATACTGGCCGGGAGGGGCGAAGGGAAGGAGATCGCCGAGCAGCTCGGCTGCAGATACATCCTCACGGAGACCAGATGA
- a CDS encoding 3-phosphoshikimate 1-carboxyvinyltransferase AroA, producing MNMDIQFLGGSTNGTVDVPPSKSYTHRAIIMAALSNGKCQISNPLDSFDTRATADAVRAMGARVENTPDGLIVISGKLHAPGSIDVMNSGTTMRLMAGISALFDSETVIDGDDSIRKRPMRPLLEALEGCGVRCDSNGGKAPVRIRGPITADRIEIDGGMSSQFVSSMLMTAPLIGRPVDIMLKGELVSKPYIEITLSMMRHFGIEVRKMADGFHVEPQQYQAKDFTVPSDFSSAAFPLVAGGLSGSVTVNGLDLNDPQGDKKIVDILRDAGCSVKVSDGGITCTRTGRPKACDIDMSDVPDLFPIVAVLMSTADGKSRLYGAPQLRFKESDRIASVEKMLSSLGADIRGTDDGCIINGVERLKGGRIEHGGDHRLFMSAAIASLISEGPVTMENDGCWNVSYPGFVERMGSIGLRC from the coding sequence ATGAACATGGACATCCAATTCCTCGGCGGAAGCACGAACGGCACCGTGGATGTGCCCCCGTCTAAGAGCTACACGCACAGAGCGATCATCATGGCGGCCCTGTCAAACGGCAAGTGCCAGATATCCAATCCATTGGATTCGTTCGACACCCGTGCCACCGCGGATGCGGTAAGGGCGATGGGTGCCAGGGTCGAGAATACACCAGACGGACTGATCGTCATCTCAGGCAAGCTTCACGCCCCCGGATCCATAGATGTGATGAACTCCGGGACCACCATGAGGCTCATGGCAGGTATCTCGGCATTGTTCGATTCGGAGACCGTCATCGACGGGGACGATTCCATACGCAAGAGGCCCATGAGGCCTCTGCTGGAAGCGCTGGAAGGATGCGGCGTGAGATGCGATTCCAACGGGGGCAAGGCACCCGTGCGCATTAGGGGGCCGATCACTGCCGACCGCATCGAGATCGACGGGGGGATGAGCTCCCAGTTCGTATCGTCGATGCTTATGACCGCACCCCTCATCGGGAGGCCGGTCGACATCATGCTGAAAGGAGAGCTCGTCTCCAAGCCCTATATCGAGATCACGCTCTCGATGATGAGGCACTTCGGTATCGAGGTCCGGAAGATGGCTGACGGATTCCATGTGGAACCGCAGCAATACCAGGCAAAGGACTTCACGGTACCGTCCGACTTCTCGTCCGCTGCATTCCCTCTAGTCGCTGGCGGACTGTCCGGAAGCGTAACGGTGAACGGATTGGACCTGAATGACCCTCAGGGGGACAAGAAGATCGTCGATATCCTCAGGGACGCGGGCTGCAGCGTGAAGGTGTCCGACGGGGGCATAACATGCACACGTACTGGCAGACCGAAGGCCTGCGACATCGACATGTCGGATGTGCCAGACCTCTTCCCGATAGTGGCGGTCCTCATGAGCACGGCCGACGGCAAGAGCCGGCTCTACGGCGCGCCTCAGCTGAGATTCAAGGAGAGCGACAGGATCGCATCCGTGGAGAAGATGCTCTCGTCCCTGGGAGCGGATATCAGGGGCACCGACGACGGCTGCATCATAAACGGCGTGGAAAGGCTGAAGGGCGGAAGGATCGAGCACGGCGGGGATCACAGGCTGTTCATGTCCGCCGCAATCGCATCGTTGATATCGGAAGGACCCGTTACCATGGAAAACGACGGATGTTGGAACGTGTCGTATCCAGGATTCGTCGAGAGGATGGGTTCCATCGGACTGAGGTGCTGA
- a CDS encoding chorismate synthase AroC, whose product MYSVGNKLRISLFGKSHNDCIGCIIEGLPIGMEIDFDGIQEQMDLRKPSAGIGTPRKEPDAVIFEEGVTDGKVASRYVLLKIMNTNRNSSSYSGFNITPRPGHADLPALMKYKDFDVSGGAQFSGRMTAPLVAAGAIARQYLESEGIRIAAYTKQIGYVRDDTVRTFDSILASRQFRTRAADDTFDRLMGDVITEAAEDGDSVGGVVSCMATGLPIGFGGIWFDALDVSLARMMFSIPAVKGVEFGDGFRLAAMRGSQSNDQYCMKDDGISASSNHMGGICGGMSNGMPLTFDVAFKPTPSISKKQGTVNLERMCDDTIEIKGRHDPCIVPRAVAVVEAMAALTIMDQELSFQPDQ is encoded by the coding sequence ATGTACTCTGTAGGGAACAAACTGAGGATCAGCCTCTTCGGCAAGAGTCACAACGACTGCATAGGGTGCATCATAGAAGGCCTTCCCATTGGGATGGAGATCGACTTCGACGGCATCCAGGAGCAGATGGACCTCAGGAAGCCGTCCGCAGGCATCGGGACCCCCAGGAAGGAGCCTGACGCGGTGATCTTCGAGGAAGGTGTGACGGACGGCAAGGTGGCATCGCGCTACGTCCTGCTGAAGATAATGAACACCAACAGGAACTCCTCGTCCTATTCAGGATTCAACATAACGCCCAGGCCCGGACACGCGGACCTGCCGGCGCTCATGAAGTACAAGGACTTCGACGTCAGCGGCGGAGCCCAGTTCTCGGGGAGGATGACCGCACCGCTGGTCGCGGCAGGGGCCATCGCCAGGCAGTATCTGGAATCGGAAGGCATCCGTATCGCCGCGTACACCAAACAGATAGGTTACGTGAGAGACGATACCGTCCGCACCTTCGACAGCATCCTGGCATCCAGACAGTTCAGGACCCGCGCCGCGGACGACACATTCGACCGCCTCATGGGCGACGTCATCACCGAAGCGGCAGAGGACGGCGACAGCGTCGGAGGGGTCGTGAGCTGCATGGCCACCGGCCTCCCTATCGGATTCGGAGGCATCTGGTTCGATGCGCTCGACGTCTCCCTCGCGAGGATGATGTTCTCGATCCCCGCGGTGAAGGGTGTGGAATTCGGCGACGGATTCCGCCTTGCGGCCATGAGGGGTTCCCAGAGCAACGACCAGTACTGTATGAAGGACGACGGGATCTCCGCATCCTCCAACCACATGGGCGGGATATGCGGAGGGATGAGCAACGGGATGCCGCTGACGTTCGATGTGGCGTTCAAGCCCACGCCGTCGATATCCAAGAAGCAGGGCACCGTGAACCTGGAGAGGATGTGCGACGACACCATCGAGATCAAGGGAAGGCACGACCCATGCATCGTCCCACGTGCGGTAGCTGTGGTAGAGGCGATGGCCGCACTCACGATAATGGACCAGGAACTGTCATTCCAGCCTGACCAGTGA
- a CDS encoding prephenate dehydratase translates to MSRTVLGYMGIPFSNSEEMAVVFSKKFGFEDVELVPLMNSRNVIDALLDGRIEYGVMAVENKFAGIVIESRDAMEGVKGLKELDTMWSPIHHCVFKRRPEDRVTRLVSHIQALKQSEGNLRRLYPGAEMEECEDTAYAAEMLANGELPEGSAAVCRRDAGEHYGLYLDNENVEDNKENMTRFSLVRLE, encoded by the coding sequence ATGAGCAGGACAGTATTGGGATACATGGGAATACCTTTCTCCAACAGTGAGGAGATGGCGGTTGTGTTTTCCAAGAAGTTCGGCTTCGAGGATGTCGAATTGGTCCCGCTGATGAACTCCAGGAACGTCATCGACGCCCTTCTGGACGGAAGGATCGAGTACGGTGTAATGGCAGTCGAGAACAAGTTCGCCGGGATCGTCATCGAATCCCGCGATGCGATGGAAGGCGTCAAGGGCCTGAAGGAGCTGGACACCATGTGGTCTCCGATCCATCACTGCGTCTTCAAGAGGAGGCCGGAGGACAGAGTCACCAGGCTCGTCTCCCACATCCAGGCGCTGAAGCAGTCCGAGGGGAATCTCAGGAGATTGTATCCCGGAGCGGAGATGGAGGAGTGCGAGGATACCGCATATGCGGCCGAGATGCTCGCTAATGGTGAATTGCCCGAAGGCTCCGCCGCCGTATGCAGGAGGGACGCCGGGGAGCATTACGGCCTGTATCTTGACAACGAGAACGTCGAGGACAACAAGGAGAACATGACGAGGTTCTCACTGGTCAGGCTGGAATGA
- a CDS encoding iron ABC transporter ATP-binding protein — protein sequence MTKIDINHLDFDYSSDAKVLHDIDLHFDGNGLLCIVGPNGVGKSTLVRCLNGLLKPTAGSIVVNGTDIKELNAKQLSEIMSFVPATTSIAFPMSVVDSVLIAMEKKDRWHRSDEDIAKVYTALSVLRIKDLALRNCNELSAGQIQKVALCRGIVRNSEIMILDEPTANLDIKHQIFVSDFMHELSQESGSTIIMISHDLNIAARYADQIIVMAKPGVIYDVGRPEDTITEQMIRDVYDVDSEVVMKDGRPYVFLNSALNW from the coding sequence ATGACCAAGATAGACATCAACCATCTGGATTTCGATTACTCCTCGGATGCCAAGGTACTCCACGACATCGATCTCCATTTCGACGGGAACGGATTGCTGTGCATCGTCGGTCCGAACGGGGTCGGTAAATCGACGTTGGTCAGGTGCTTGAACGGACTGCTGAAGCCAACGGCCGGATCCATAGTGGTCAACGGGACGGACATCAAGGAACTCAATGCGAAGCAGCTGTCCGAGATCATGAGCTTCGTCCCGGCGACGACATCCATAGCTTTCCCGATGTCCGTCGTGGATTCCGTTCTCATAGCCATGGAGAAGAAGGACCGCTGGCACAGATCCGACGAGGACATCGCCAAGGTCTATACGGCACTCAGTGTCCTGCGCATCAAGGATCTGGCACTCAGGAACTGCAACGAGCTTTCCGCCGGTCAGATCCAGAAGGTCGCACTCTGCCGCGGTATCGTCAGGAACTCGGAGATCATGATCCTGGACGAACCCACGGCCAATCTGGATATCAAGCACCAGATCTTCGTATCGGATTTCATGCACGAGCTCTCCCAGGAATCCGGGAGCACCATCATCATGATCAGCCACGATCTGAATATCGCCGCGAGATATGCGGATCAGATCATCGTCATGGCCAAGCCCGGCGTCATCTACGACGTGGGAAGGCCTGAGGACACGATCACAGAGCAGATGATCAGGGACGTCTACGACGTGGATTCGGAGGTCGTCATGAAGGACGGCCGTCCGTACGTCTTCCTGAACAGTGCACTCAACTGGTGA
- a CDS encoding iron ABC transporter permease protein, whose protein sequence is MSGDQSSITKAAVNEWLHSESEVVKEDVQEYHHFNHLKYVFIVVCIVIAFITAGYALSIGEYDISFLQTYQLVWDHITGNVPEDMAIEDYVVCIHRAPRVVGGILAGMALSIGGVMMQGILKNPLADTYTTGISSGASLGATLAICAGFTVVAGQYSLVINAFIFSLIPMFVIISVSKLKSASVTTIIMAGIAVMYLFNAVTSLMKIWAENAALAAVFEWSVGDLTGLKWEEVVVMAIVVIPGTIILYLMAEKLNAMTMGDEQAKTLGINVEKFRIASLLVTSLVTAAVVCFTGLIGFIGLVCPHIVRMFIGSDNRLLLPASAAFGAAFLIVCDVLGRVILAPTTLQVGIITAFIGGPMFLYLIIKQRRTGW, encoded by the coding sequence ATGAGCGGAGATCAGTCCAGTATAACGAAGGCCGCCGTGAACGAATGGCTGCACAGTGAAAGCGAGGTCGTGAAGGAGGACGTGCAGGAGTACCACCACTTTAACCACCTGAAGTACGTGTTCATAGTGGTATGCATAGTTATCGCCTTCATCACCGCAGGCTATGCGCTGTCCATCGGGGAATACGACATCTCGTTCCTGCAGACGTATCAGCTGGTCTGGGACCACATAACCGGCAATGTACCGGAGGATATGGCCATCGAGGACTACGTCGTCTGCATCCACCGCGCACCCAGGGTCGTCGGGGGTATACTCGCGGGTATGGCCCTCTCCATCGGAGGAGTCATGATGCAGGGTATCCTGAAGAACCCTCTCGCCGATACCTACACCACGGGAATCTCCAGCGGAGCATCTCTGGGTGCCACGCTGGCCATCTGTGCCGGTTTCACCGTCGTCGCTGGACAGTATTCCCTGGTCATTAACGCGTTCATCTTCTCGCTCATACCGATGTTCGTCATCATCTCGGTCTCGAAGCTGAAGAGCGCTTCCGTCACCACGATTATCATGGCCGGTATCGCCGTCATGTACCTGTTCAACGCGGTCACGTCGCTCATGAAGATATGGGCGGAGAACGCGGCATTGGCTGCGGTCTTCGAATGGAGCGTCGGAGACCTCACCGGATTGAAATGGGAGGAGGTCGTCGTCATGGCGATCGTCGTCATCCCCGGAACGATAATCCTGTATCTCATGGCCGAGAAGCTTAACGCGATGACCATGGGTGACGAGCAGGCGAAGACGCTGGGGATCAACGTCGAGAAGTTCCGCATAGCCAGCCTGCTGGTCACGTCCCTTGTGACCGCCGCGGTTGTCTGTTTCACTGGACTCATCGGATTCATAGGACTCGTATGTCCGCATATCGTCAGGATGTTCATCGGTTCCGACAACCGTCTCCTGCTGCCGGCATCGGCGGCGTTCGGAGCGGCGTTCCTGATAGTCTGCGACGTTCTCGGAAGGGTGATATTGGCGCCCACCACGTTGCAGGTCGGAATCATCACCGCGTTCATCGGAGGTCCGATGTTCCTGTATCTGATCATCAAGCAGCGCAGGACGGGGTGGTGA
- a CDS encoding iron ABC transporter substrate-binding protein — protein MDKKIIAIALVAIMVVAGAGGALMLLGGGGANNVKATGNLPVFGNANNDDAIDQKDVDLMNKLLADDTISRAEYDFLDANQDGKFDKSDVELVQKIIKREKCDIFYMNWEDKPQKQSFPVTADKICINRYFFVELLDILGMTKNLKLASTSLTESRAGIYDLPAGVASYVGGKAPTTERILEEKCDFILADTWDTKVCEAAMEADPKITTLYIDIYSYGNLIRFVEIMGLLVNKTTEAQKYASFVNGINDYIENGMKGVTKTKLALAHYYASSSDAKTGYEVKPCSSPYLMECLADVFNTEPNTKNGHYSVDNEWTYKNYKKSFDAMLILYENYGTGLTLTKEDFNSQIAAQEEAFSPISIKADGNLYHAVYFTITFGSYAYLPMVAHMLYPEKFSEDKGWEYLQKYFSDFTSVDVDVKNDGAWFAL, from the coding sequence TTGGACAAGAAGATTATAGCAATCGCTCTCGTCGCAATCATGGTCGTCGCCGGTGCCGGAGGTGCATTGATGCTCCTCGGCGGCGGTGGTGCCAACAACGTGAAGGCGACAGGGAACCTCCCCGTGTTCGGTAACGCGAACAACGATGATGCAATCGATCAGAAAGACGTCGACCTCATGAACAAGCTGTTGGCCGACGATACCATCAGCAGAGCTGAATACGACTTCCTCGATGCAAACCAGGACGGTAAGTTCGACAAATCGGACGTAGAGCTGGTCCAGAAGATCATCAAGAGGGAGAAGTGCGACATATTCTACATGAACTGGGAGGACAAACCCCAGAAGCAGTCGTTCCCCGTCACCGCGGATAAGATCTGCATTAACAGGTACTTCTTCGTCGAGCTTCTCGACATTCTCGGAATGACCAAGAACCTCAAGCTCGCATCCACATCCCTCACGGAGTCACGTGCGGGAATCTACGATCTGCCCGCAGGAGTCGCCTCGTACGTGGGCGGAAAGGCCCCTACGACCGAGAGGATCCTCGAGGAGAAGTGCGACTTCATCCTTGCAGACACATGGGACACCAAGGTCTGCGAGGCGGCCATGGAGGCCGACCCCAAGATCACAACCCTGTACATCGACATCTACAGCTACGGTAACCTGATCAGATTCGTCGAGATCATGGGACTGCTCGTCAACAAGACCACTGAGGCCCAGAAGTACGCATCCTTCGTCAACGGTATCAACGATTACATCGAGAACGGTATGAAGGGTGTCACGAAAACCAAGTTGGCACTTGCCCACTATTACGCGAGCAGTTCCGACGCGAAGACCGGTTATGAGGTCAAGCCCTGCAGCTCCCCCTACCTGATGGAGTGTCTGGCCGATGTGTTCAACACCGAGCCCAACACCAAGAACGGACACTACTCCGTCGACAACGAGTGGACATACAAGAACTACAAGAAGTCGTTCGATGCGATGCTCATCCTCTACGAGAACTATGGAACCGGACTCACGCTGACCAAAGAGGACTTCAACAGCCAGATCGCGGCACAGGAGGAGGCGTTCAGTCCTATCTCCATCAAGGCCGACGGCAACCTCTACCATGCGGTGTACTTCACCATCACCTTCGGAAGCTATGCATACCTCCCGATGGTCGCCCACATGCTCTATCCCGAGAAGTTCAGCGAGGACAAGGGATGGGAGTACCTCCAGAAGTACTTCAGTGACTTCACATCCGTTGATGTGGACGTCAAGAACGATGGTGCCTGGTTCGCCCTCTGA
- a CDS encoding heavy metal translocating P-type ATPase has protein sequence MLRKKQKKMFARIVLASVITAILMAGSFLGLFQLEKEYLFLLYLIPYLIIGYDILIKAAKGIGHGQAFDENFLMAVATLGALLLGLTYTGDFDEAVAVMIFYQIGELFQQIAVDKSRTSISKLMEIRPDSAFVEQDGELVEVDPDEVAIGSEIVVRPGERIPIDGFVTGGSSSLNTSALTGESIPRDVTVGDEVLSGCINLSGVLRIQTTKEFGESTVSKILDMVENASSRKSRSEAFITRFSKVYTPFVVCCALLLAVVPAVIQISMGLEPEYQQWIYRALTFLVISCPCALVISIPLGFFAGLGGASKEGILIKGSNYLEALANVDTVVFDKTGTLTKGVFEVTDVISDKVSRERLLEMAAAAESSSPHPIAASLIRAHGQDIDRSRVTDIVDMPGKGVSAKVNGTEVAVGNTRLMEQLGIACEEVSAIGTTVHVAIDGEYAGYITISDTVKPESAQAIRELRKAGIRKTVMLTGDSDVTAKKVATELGIDEVHGQLLPGDKLQELESILADGRNGSVAFVGDGINDAPSLVRADIGITMGSIGSDAAIEASDVVIMDDDMMKIATAIGASRKCMGIVRQNIVGTLLVKFGFLALSAIGYVDMWLAIIADVGVMIAAVLNSSRALRYRKRPASPHPSSF, from the coding sequence ATGTTGAGGAAGAAGCAGAAGAAGATGTTTGCCAGGATAGTACTGGCATCGGTCATCACCGCCATCCTGATGGCGGGCTCCTTCCTGGGACTTTTCCAGCTGGAGAAGGAGTACCTCTTCCTCCTCTATCTCATCCCGTATCTGATAATCGGATATGATATACTGATCAAGGCCGCCAAGGGCATCGGTCACGGGCAGGCGTTCGATGAGAACTTCCTGATGGCCGTGGCCACCCTGGGCGCGCTCCTGCTGGGGCTCACCTACACAGGGGACTTCGACGAGGCCGTCGCGGTCATGATATTCTACCAGATCGGGGAACTGTTCCAGCAGATCGCCGTCGACAAGAGCAGGACGAGCATCTCGAAGCTCATGGAGATCCGCCCCGACAGCGCCTTCGTGGAGCAGGACGGGGAACTGGTGGAGGTGGACCCGGACGAGGTCGCCATCGGTTCGGAGATAGTGGTGAGGCCGGGAGAGAGGATCCCGATAGACGGTTTCGTTACAGGCGGGTCGTCATCGCTGAACACCTCCGCGCTCACCGGGGAGAGCATCCCCCGCGACGTCACCGTCGGAGACGAGGTCCTGAGCGGATGCATAAACCTCTCAGGCGTCCTGAGGATACAGACGACCAAGGAGTTCGGGGAATCCACCGTATCCAAGATCCTGGACATGGTGGAGAACGCCAGCAGCAGGAAGTCGAGGTCCGAGGCGTTCATCACCAGGTTCTCCAAGGTCTACACTCCGTTCGTCGTGTGCTGCGCGCTCCTGCTGGCAGTGGTCCCGGCAGTCATCCAGATCAGCATGGGCCTGGAACCGGAATATCAGCAGTGGATCTACCGCGCGCTGACCTTCTTGGTGATCAGTTGTCCGTGTGCCCTGGTGATAAGCATCCCATTGGGATTCTTCGCTGGTTTGGGCGGTGCGAGCAAAGAGGGGATCCTCATCAAGGGATCCAACTACCTGGAGGCATTGGCTAACGTCGACACCGTCGTATTCGACAAGACTGGTACTTTGACCAAAGGGGTGTTCGAGGTCACCGATGTCATCAGCGATAAGGTGTCCCGTGAAAGGCTGTTGGAAATGGCGGCCGCGGCGGAGTCCTCTTCACCCCATCCGATAGCCGCAAGCCTGATCCGTGCCCACGGGCAGGACATCGACCGCTCCAGGGTGACGGACATCGTGGACATGCCCGGGAAGGGCGTTTCCGCGAAGGTCAACGGCACGGAGGTCGCCGTGGGGAACACCAGGCTGATGGAGCAGCTGGGAATAGCCTGCGAGGAGGTCTCCGCGATAGGGACCACGGTTCATGTGGCCATCGACGGGGAGTATGCCGGTTACATAACGATATCAGATACCGTCAAGCCCGAATCCGCCCAGGCGATCAGGGAACTGAGGAAGGCGGGCATCCGCAAGACAGTCATGCTGACCGGGGACTCCGATGTCACGGCGAAGAAGGTCGCGACTGAACTGGGGATAGACGAGGTCCACGGCCAGCTCCTCCCGGGGGATAAGCTTCAGGAATTGGAGTCCATATTGGCCGACGGAAGGAATGGTTCCGTGGCGTTCGTCGGGGACGGCATCAACGACGCGCCTTCCCTGGTGAGGGCGGACATCGGCATCACCATGGGTTCCATAGGTTCGGATGCCGCGATAGAGGCGTCCGACGTCGTGATCATGGACGACGACATGATGAAGATCGCCACCGCCATCGGTGCATCCCGCAAGTGCATGGGAATCGTCCGCCAGAACATCGTCGGCACGCTCCTGGTCAAGTTCGGTTTCCTCGCGCTTTCCGCAATAGGCTACGTGGACATGTGGCTGGCCATAATCGCAGATGTCGGTGTGATGATCGCGGCGGTGCTGAACTCGTCACGTGCGCTGAGATACAGGAAGCGACCGGCGAGCCCACATCCATCATCTTTTTAA
- a CDS encoding heavy-metal-associated domain-containing protein encodes MKKKYKIEVDCANCAMKMEEAAKKTPGVANATVNFVMQKMEVEFQEGADPAAVMKEVLKNCKKVESDCEIEF; translated from the coding sequence ATGAAGAAGAAATACAAGATCGAGGTGGACTGCGCGAACTGTGCCATGAAGATGGAGGAGGCTGCGAAGAAGACCCCCGGTGTGGCCAATGCGACAGTGAACTTCGTGATGCAGAAGATGGAGGTCGAGTTCCAGGAGGGCGCGGACCCCGCTGCCGTCATGAAGGAAGTCCTCAAGAACTGCAAGAAGGTCGAGAGCGACTGCGAGATCGAGTTCTGA